One window from the genome of Cryptococcus deuterogattii R265 chromosome 10, complete sequence encodes:
- a CDS encoding asparagine synthase (glutamine-hydrolyzing), whose translation MCGIYCCFNRAGDISQYRARAIACSKRQRHRGPDWSGCYMTDNTVLVHERLAIVGVDTGAQPLTNEDESLVLAVNGEIYNHVALRKGLKNKDAVFKTHSDCEVIMHLYREHDTDLCNMLDGMFSFVLVDKSVSPPRLIAARDPIGITTLYMGWNSQSPDNLYFASELKCIHEECDNLQAFPPGHFYDSKEKKLTRYFNPSWWDSDKGVVPHNDVDYKLLRESLEAAVRKRLMSEVPYGVLLSGGLDSSLIASIAARETDKLAEEQEKLRQERKQAIASGKWVGDEQPLASWPQLHSFAIGLPGAPDLIAARKAADFLGTIHHEYNFTVQEGLDAIPEVIYHLETYDVTTVRASTPMYLLSRKIKAMGVKMVLSGEGSDEIFGGYLYFHAAPNAKDFHEECVKRVKNLHTADCLRANKSTMAWGLEARVPFLDKSFLEVSMNIDAKYKMFSKGTHQEVDEDGRPKMEKYILRKAFDCSPDGKAYLPDSILWRQKEQFSDGVGYSWIDGMKDHAAAIVSDEKFADRATRWPLDTPDTKEAYWIREIFEHHFPTEAAAKTAVRWVPKQEWGVSSDPSGRAVSIHTAAYEDGKVKV comes from the exons ATGTGTGGTATCTACTGCTGCTTCAACCGTGCCGGAGACATCTCTCAATACCGAGCCCGAGCCATCGCCTGCTCCAAGAGGCAGCGACACCGTGGCCCCGACTGGTCTGGTTGTTACATGACCGACAACACCGTCCTTGTTCACGAGCGATTAGCTattgttggtgttg ACACCGGTGCTCAACCCCTTACCAACGAAGACGAAAGTCTCGTCCTTGCCGTTAACGGTGAAATCTACAACCATGTTGCTCTAAGAAAGGGTCTCAAGAACAAGGATGCCGTATTCAAGACCCACTCCGATTGTGAAGTCATCATGCACCTC TACAGGGAGCACGACACTGATCTCTGCAACATGCTCGATGGCATGTTCTCCTTTGTCCTTGTTGACAAGTCCGTTTCCCCACCTCGATTGATTGCCGCCCGTGACCCTATTGGTATCACCACTCTCTACATGGGCTGGAACTCTCAGTCTCCCGACAATCTTTACTTTGCTTCTGAGCTCAAGTGCATCCACGAAGAGTGCGACAACCTCCAGGCTTTCCCTCCCGGACATTTCTACGActccaaggagaagaagctcactCGATACTTCAACCCCTCATGGTGGGACTCTGACAAGGGTGTCGTTCCTCACAACGACGTTGACTACAAGCTTTTGAGAGAATCTCTTGAAGCTGCAgtcaggaagaggttgatgtCCGAAGTTCCTTATGGTGTCCTCCTCTCAGGTGGTCTTGACTCCAGTTTGATCGCTTCTATCGCCGCTAGAGAAACAGACAAGCTCGCTGAGGAGCAAGAAAAACTGAGACAAGAACGAAAACAGGCTATTGCTTCTGGCAAGTGGGTTGGTGACGAGCAGCCACTCGCTTCTTGGCCTCAACTCCATTCTTTTGCTATCGGTCTCCCCGGTGCTCCCGATCTTATTGCTGCCCGAAAGGCGGCCGACTTCCTCGGTACCATTCACCACGAATACAACTTTACCGTTCAGGAAGGTCTTGATGCCATCCCTGAAGTCATCTACCACCTTGAGACTTATGATGTCACCACTGTCCGAGCTAGTACCCCTATGTACCTCCTCAGTAGGAAGATCAAGGCTATGGGTGTGAAAATGGTCTTGTCTGGAGAGGGTAGTGACGAAATATTTGGTG GTTACCTTTACTTCCACGCCGCACCCAACGCCAAGGACTTCCACGAAGAATGCGTCAAGCGAGTGAAGAACCTCCATACTGCCGACTGTCTCCGTGCCAACAAGTCCACCATGGCTTGGGGTCTCGAAGCCCGTGTGCCCTTCCTTGACAAGTCCTTCCTCGAAGTCTCTATGAACATCGATGCCAAATACAAAATGTTCTCCAAGGGCACCCACCAAGAGGTTGACGAAGATGGTCGACCcaagatggagaagtaCATCTTGAGAAAGGCGTTTGACTGCTCTCCTGACGGAAAGGCTTACTTGCCTGACTCCATCCTCTGGAGGCAAAAGGAGCAATTCTCTGACGGTGTTGGTTACTCTTGGATTGACGG CATGAAGGACCACGCCGCCGCCATCGTCTCCGACGAAAAGTTTGCCGACCGAGCCACCCGATGGCCTCTCGACACTCCTGACACTAAGGAGGCTTACTGGATTCGTGAGATCTTTGAACACCACTTCCCTACCGAAGCGGCTGCCAAGACCGCTGTTCGATGGGTCCCCAAGCAGGAGTGGGGTGTGTCTTCTGACCCCTCGGGTAGGGCTGTGTCTATCCACACTGCGGCGTATGAGGACGGTAAGGTCAAGGTTTAG
- a CDS encoding uncharacterized protein (genome sequence mistake) gives MPQSSISRGPEPMPQSSKTSLTPSQWTSRSAPFAIKPSSTPQISHGRYTPRPSRRDWSAPSSSTPFIPSSLTASSMPATGRTFPQQRNRSALESSAGGMKPMRPREEENWTEPDKEREMEMMQSISRSGGDGAEGDALKNWETQETYRQYIAERVKSHYRKYDTPLDTPPIIFPGPAIGKDEKKENGKGKELTRVGEELESLDNLVLLFRKLREGVIASGRVDSFAIEVFESSARFAILSNNRPQLLSALSGLVPGLYKAYDAIKTRTGDYSLSDRLSKLELDGKGLGDNRVEFTSLLLLYHLVTSGQVSFNELWLELTAPVKRQLRGKFEENETVAPQEDVLFLRREELSFAKVASTALSSNAFNPLVFFSLISPASKAWSSQRSPYEKIILSWAIPEVREEGWKRLIKCYVSVGTPWVASILGKSAENKEEIAVIENWVQEKGKRVEQGVMHPYIVR, from the exons ATGCCCCAATCGTCTATAAGCAGAGGCCCAGAACCTATGCCTCAATCTTCAAAGACCTCTTTGACCCCTTCTCAATGGACATCTCGTTCTGCCCCATTCGCTATCAAACCATCAAGCACACCACAAATTTCGCATGGTCGATATACGCCCCGTCCCTCTCGACGTGATTGGtctgctccttcctcttctactCCCTTTATCCCTTCATCTTTAACGGCCAGCTCTATGCCGGCAACAGGTAGGACGTTCCCTCAGCAAAGAAATCGATCAGCGCTCGAATCTTCAGCAGGCGGTATGAAGCCTATGCGACCtcgggaggaagagaattgGACGGAACCTGataaagagagagagatggaaatgatgCAGAGTATTTCAAGAAGCGGAGGTGACGGTGCGGAAGGTGATGCTCTCAAAAATTGGGAAACACAGGAAACATATAGACAGTACATTGCTGAAAGAGTTAAGTCTCATTATCGCAAGTATGATACACCATTAGATACACCTCCAATAATATTCCCCGGACCTGCGATAGGaaaggacgagaagaaagagaatgggaaagggaaagagttAACGAGGGTTGGAGAGGAGTTGGAGAGCCTTGACAATCTGGTCTTACTCTTTC GGAAACTACGAGAAGGAGTAATAGCTTCTGGGCGGGTCGATAGTTTCGCGATAGAAG TCTTTGAATCATCAGCTCGTTTTGCTATCCTGAGCAATAATCGACCTCAGCTTCTAAGTGCTCTCAGTGGGCTCGTCCCGGGTCTATACAAAGCTTACGATGCTATCAAAACCAGGACAGGAGACTACTCCCTCTCTGACCGTCTTTCAAAACTCGAATTGGATGGCAAGGGACTGGGTGATAACAGAGTCGAGTTTACATCCCTCCTGCTACTGTATCACCTTGTCACCTCCGGACAAGTTTCATTTAACGAGCTTTGGTTAGAGCTGACCGCGCCTGTGAAACGGCAGCTGCGTGGTAAGtttgaagagaatgaaacAGTCGCACCGCAAGAAGATGTATTGTTCCTACGAAGGGAAGAACTCAGTTTCGCCAAGGTAGCTTCCACCGCTCTTTCGTCAAACGCTTTCAACCCActtgttttcttctcaCTCATCTCACCTGCCTCCAAAGCTTGGTCAAGTCAGAGGTCTCCATATGAAAAAATCATTCTTTCCTGGGCGATACCGGAggtgagggaagaaggctggAAGAGGTTAATTAAGTGCTACGTGAGCGTGGGAACCCCATGGGTGGCTAGTATATTGGGAAAGTCTGCGGAAAATAAAGAAGAGATAGCAGTAATCGAGAATTGGGtccaggagaaggggaagagggttgAACAAG GAGTAATGCATCCATATATAGTAAGGTAA
- a CDS encoding guanine nucleotide-binding protein subunit gamma, producing MLQECFEDIIDQDGDALGVSFEAALELMTKKCKQGSASICRSMGASVVDGLDGKGDPDSFFFEIDNYSLTPGIDGSLSFTGHLTGEGWRDGSCNFSLRPADWDFPVSAEEVQSAK from the coding sequence ATGCTTCAAGAGTGCTTTGAAGATATCATAGATCAAGATGGCGATGCTCTAGGAGTGTCTTTCGAAGCAGCTTTGGAACTGATGACCAAGAAATGCAAGCAGGGATCTGCAAGCATCTGCCGATCAATGGGCGCGAGCGTTGTAGATGGACTTGATGGTAAAGGTGATCCCGAttcgttcttctttgagATTGATAACTATTCACTTACGCCTGGGATTGATGGCTCACTCTCATTCACTGGCCACTTGACCGGAGAGGGATGGCGGGATGGATCTTGTAATTTCAGTCTGCGGCCTGCAGATTGGGACTTTCCAGTTTCGGCTGAAGAAGTACAATCGGCCAAGTAG
- a CDS encoding RNA polymerase II transcription factor: MSFAAPDDRTYYNYSRAPGSAHGAGHDSTSPDQRLPTSHSYNKGASAPSESPSQVYHPEMAGPPGSSHNYPPQPITPLTGSTAYPPQHPPSGGYYLPPQQQQQQQQQQQQQQQQQQQQQQSEQPIPSPPSSSNRPPSATGYTPDGQPIIPVGVSGGKMFRCRGYGDCDKVFTRSEHLARHVRKHTGERPFPCHCGKAFSRLDNLRQHAATVHAEQAQLNETMLASLAPIHAALSQRASREQRRRGEVVEVPKGAVERRRETRKAQAAQAAAAAQAAAANGHSQQNSPYAQYHESQWNAPPHPRPRTNGGYDYPYVPEHSLNDDAGPSRRPGSSAGYGYQQGYYDSARPPAASGTGSSGESMSGLPYPYRPMSASGRELPVPAHYAESEPPATAHGPPPQSPMYGNVPPAQQQPPNWSSPPPGHGAYPPHDAAAYPPPPEGYYPPTHAAHGSYPPREEVYEYHPPGWQSQYPPASANGGPYAPGYGTGAPPTAPPPHESPFQYNVPNPNAEGYPYQNYDSRKRRAEDNFGKDGRKHPRPSSSSNSQVPDSSAPAQANNVHGAPHAPSHPGAASGNAAMDPPRPHDPNWLPATSERRGSLAISALLGSPPKTMRSRPSTAEGGAPGAHGYEGYHYDPHGQMSDDQHTGGEKEREEKKEVKQDDNKKL, translated from the exons ATGAGCTTCGCAGCTCCCGACGACCGAACATACTACAACTACTCCCGTGCACCGGGCTCCGCTCACGGTGCTGGTCACGATTCCACCTCGCCTGATCAAAGACTTCCTACATCTCATAGTTACAACAAGGGTGCGTCCGCACCTAGCGAGTCGCCCAGTCAAGTATACCATCCAGAAATGGCAGGCCCTCCTGGTTCTTCCCACAATTACCCTCCTCAGCCTATAACACCACTCACTGGCTCTACCGCTTATCCACCccaacatcctccttctggtgGTTACTATCTGCCCccgcagcagcagcagcagcagcagcaacagcaacaacagcaacaacagcaacagcaacagcaacaacaatcGGAACAGCCTatcccctcccctcctaGTAGCTCTAATCGACCCCCTTCAGCTACAGGTTACACTCCCGATGGGCAGCCTATCATACCTGTGGGTGTCTCTGGTGGCAAAATGTTTAGGTGTAGAGGTTACGGTGATTGTGACAAGGTCTTCACAAGAAGTGAGCATTTGGCAAGACATGTGAG AAAGCATACCGGTGAACGCCCTTTCCCTTGTCACTGTGGTAAAGCATTCTCCAGGCTCGACAACCTTCGTCAGCACGCTGCTACCGTTCACGCCGAGCAGGCTCAGTTGAACGAGACTATGCTTGCTTCTCTCGCACCTATCCACGCTGCCCTTTCGCAACGTGCTAGTAGAGAgcaaagacgaagaggtgAGGTTGTCGAGGTGCCCAAAGGTGCAGTCGAACGACGTCGCGAGACCCGCAAAGCCCAAGCCGCTCAAGCCGCTGCCGCAGCCCAGGCCGCTGCTGCAAATGGCCACAGCCAGCAAAACTCACCTTACGCCCAGTATCATGAATCTCAGTGGAatgctcctcctcatcctcgaccCAGAACTAATGGCGGGTATGACTATCCGTATGTGCCTGAGCATAGTCTTAACGATGATGCTGGGCCGTCAAGGAGACCTGGGTCATCTGCGGGCTATGGCTACCAACAGGGCTACTATGACTCTGCTAGACCTCCTGCAGCTTCTGGAACCGGTTCTTCTGGCGAGTCGATGTCTGGGTTGCCTTATCCCTACCGGCCTATGTCTGCTTCTGGCCGTGAACTCCCCGTTCCCGCACATTATGCCGAGTCTGAGCCTCCTGCTACTGCCCACGGACCTCCACCCCAGTCACCGATGTACGGCAACGTCCCCCCCGCTCAACAACAGCCTCCCAATtggtcttctcctcctccaggaCACGGTGCCTACCCTCCTCACGACGCCGCTGcataccctcctcctcccgaAGGCTATTACCCTCCTACTCACGCTGCTCACGGCTCATATCCCCCTAGGGAAGAGGTTTATGAGTACCACCCTCCGGGTTGGCAGAGTCAGTATCCCCCCGCGTCGGCCAATGGCGGACCCTACGCTCCCGGGTATGGCACTGGTGCGCCCCCAACTGCTCCTCCGCCTCACGAGTCTCCCTTCCAATACAATGTTCCCAATCCCAATGCCGAGGGTTACCCATATCAAAACTACGACTCCCGCAAACGTCGCGCGGAGGATAACTTTGGCAAGGATGGTCGTAAACACCCTCgtccatcatcgtcttccaactctCAAGTACCCGATAGTTCGGCCCCTGCTCAAGCGAATAACGTGCATGGCGCTCCTCATGCTCCCTCTCACCCTGGTGCGGCATCGGGTAATGCTGCCATGGACCCTCCACGCCCGCATGATCCCAACTGGTTGCCGGCCACCAGCGAGAGAAGGGGCAGTTTGGCGATCTCCGCATTGTTAGGCAGTCCTCCCAAGACGATGAGGAGTAGACCCTCGACAGCTGAGGGTGGTGCGCCGGGAGCGCACGGGTACGAAGGTTATCATTATGATCCCCATGGACAAATGTCCGATGATCAACATACAGgtggggagaaggagagggaagagaagaaggaagtgaagCAGGATGATAACAAGAAGTTGTAA
- a CDS encoding SET domain-containing protein: protein MLPIQEDVSMGTEPLPIPISHLSTPIHHFTYITDSQLGHGTPLSLTHPLLPDRAYHKQSSSSPISSTKSDNSSDVEDVWACTCASQHESEKEPSLCTAKCGDLCDCVAQFGNFYSSTKPQILNLDALPYNWPLVECSPSCLCGSSCSNRVTQQGVRTPLTIRPTPPKGYGLFYTPSTPQSLPRGTFISLYAGEYILPSEICSRWSSPFTTDPASDKKRYGEGQGNYILSLRLPDQTIHIDPRWKGNVGRFLNHSCGANCVVHYVKWGGGQGWPRAAIFTNKNIHPEEELTFDYANASGDPQRALELIQETTEEDTKGRTRCLCRAEKCRGWMPFDETL from the exons ATGCTGCCAATACAGGAAGACGTCTCTATGGGCACAGAGCCACTACCCATACCtatctcccatctctctACCCCTATCCACCACTTTACA TACATAACAGACTCGCAGCTCGGCCATGGCACTCCCTTATCACTCACACACCCTTTGCTCCCTGACCGCGCTTATCACAAacaatcatcttcctctcctaTCTCTTCCACAAAAAGTGACAATAGTTCAGACGTAGAGGATGTATGGGCATGCACCTGCGCATCGCAGCATGAATCAGAAAAAGAACCGTCGTTATGCACTGCCAAATGCGGCGATTTGTGTGACTGCGTAGCTCAGTTTG GCAACTTCTACTCCTCCACCAAACCCCAAATACTAAATCTTGATGCCCTGCCATATAATTGGCCATTGGTTGAATGTTCCCCGTCGTGTTTATGCGGATCGTCATGTTCTAATCGCGTTACACAACAGGGTGTGCG GACCCCTTTAACAATCCGTCCGACACCTCCGAAGGGGTACGGCCTCTTTTATACGCCTTCCACTCCACAGTCCCTTCCTAGGGGGACTTTTATCTCTCTCTATGCGGGGGAGTATATTCTGCCATCTGAAATCTGTTCCCGCTGGTCATCACCCTTCACAACAGATCCTGCTTCTGACAAAAAGAGATATGGAGAAGGTCAAGGCAACTATATTCTCTCCCTACGACTACCTGATCAGACAATACATATCGACccgagatggaaaggaaatgTAGGCAGATTCTTGAACCATTCTTGCGGAGCGAATTGCGTGGTGCACTATGTCAAGTGGGGTGGAGGGCAAGGGTGGCCTAGAGCTGCCATCTTT ACGAATAAAAACATTCATCCCGAAGAGGAACTGACCTTCGACTACGCAAATGCTTCGGGGGATCCACAACGGGCCCTAGAGTTGATACAGGAGacaacagaagaagatacaAAAGGCAGGACGAGATGTCTTTGCCGAGCTGAAAAATGTAGAGGTTGGATGCCCTTTGACGAAACTTTATGA
- a CDS encoding pre-mRNA-processing protein 45, giving the protein MAALARALPAPLHTSITEYEEAPAPLPAAPGPQLPKYGQRKGWKPKTTADFNGGGAYPECHVAQYPLDMGKKNKGQGSTLALQVDQDGLVRYDAIAQHGRAPGSRVQSSFKDLVPLANRTDVTESERQMERPDDLSVAETAERTRLALERITHGKIKAAQPKHVPKTNNDATYIRYTPANQSANEGKQRIIKMTEVQEDPLEPPRFKHKKIPRGPAEPPPPVLQSPPRAATAQDQKDWMIPPCISNWKNNKGYTIPLDKRLAADGRGLQDVHINDNFAKFSESLYIADRHIREEVRARAQLQQLLAQKQKTSKEEELRLLAQRAREDRSGLSTSVSGSVAAASGSRLPVETGINLGGYGSESGSEEESEEEDEDEEAIRERNIVREEKRREREKEMRMSNMGSEMRAKMLAKEANRDISEKIALGLAKPSASKETLLDSRLFNREALSTGFASEDSYNLYDKPLFAGSSAAAAIYRPAGSSRNDESFGGGTEEGIKEEMSKDRFQLGNATRGFEGAEGTEAREGPVQFEKDTIVALDGSADPFGVEQFMDAARRGGKRTAEDRDEERRKRARDE; this is encoded by the exons ATGGCTGCCTTAGCGAG AGCTCTTCCCGCGCCCCTCCATACCTCTATTACCGAGTACGAAGAAGCACCTGCTCCCCttcctgctgctcctgGTCCTCAGCTCCCAAAGTATGGTCAACGAAAGGGATGGAAGCCCAAGACAACCGCAGACTTCaacggtggtggtgcttACCCCGAG TGCCACGTTGCTCAGTACCCGCTTGAtatggggaagaagaacaaaggACAAGGATCAACTCTGGCCTTGCAAGTAGACCAGGACGGGTTAGTGAGATATGATGCTATCGCACAACACGGGAGGGCGCCTGGATCTAGAGTACAATCCAGCTTCAAAG ACTTGGTTCCCTTGGCTAACCGTACCGATGTGACTGAATCTGAGCGGCAAATGGAACGACCGGACGATCTTTCTGTTGCTGAAACTGCTGAGCGAACGCGACTTGCCCTTGAACGTATCACTCACGGCAAGATCAAGGCCGCGCAGCCCAAACATGTCCCCAAGACCAACAACGACGCTACCTACATTCGATACACCCCCGCCAACCAGAGTGCCAACGAAGGGAAGCAGAGAATCATTAAGATGACGGAGGTTCAAGAAGATCCCCTTGAGCCACCAAGGTTCAAGCACAAGAAGATTCCCCGTGGTCCCGCCGAGCCTCCTCCCCCGgttcttcaatctccacCTCGTGCTGCTACTGCTCAAGACCAGAAAGACTGGATGATTCCTCCTTGTATCTCCAACTGGAAGAACAACAAGGGTTACACCATTCCTCTCGACAAGCGTCTTGCCGCCGATGGCCGAGGTTTGCAAGACGTGCATATCAATGACAATTTTGCCAAGTTCTCCGAGTCATTGTATATTGCCGACCGACATatcagagaagaagtcagGGCGAGGGCGCAGTTACAACAGTTGCTTGCGCAGAAGCAAAAGACcagcaaggaggaagagttgcGATTACTGGCTCAGCGAGCGCGGGAAGATCGATCGGGTTTGTCAACATCAGTTTCAGGGTCGGTTGCGGCTGCGTCTGGTTCAAGACTACCCGTGGAAACTGGTATCAACCTTGGTGGCTATGGCAGTGAATCTGGATCTGAGGAGGAgagcgaggaggaagacgaagatgaagaagcgatCAGGGAGCGTAATATCGttcgagaagagaagaggagggaaagggaaaaggaaatgagGATGTCCAATATGGGTTCAGAGATGAGGGCGAAGATGCTTGCCAA AGAAGCAAACCGAGATATCTCGGAAAAGATTGCCCTTGGCCTCGCCAAACCCTCCGCGTCCAAGGAAACTCTACTCGACTCTCGTCTCTTCAATCGAGAAGCTCTTTCTACAGGCTTTGCCTCTGAGGATTCTTACAACCTCTATGATAAGCCCCTCTTTGCCGGATCTTCTGCCGCCGCAGCCATCTACCGCCCTGCAGGCTCATCGCGTAACGACGAATCatttggtggtggtacGGAAGAAGGtatcaaggaagagatgtcCAAAGACAGATTCCAGTTGGGTAATGCGACTAGAGGGTTTGAAGGTGCCGAAGGAACCGAAGCAAGGGAAGGACCTGTCcagtttgagaaggataCTATCGTGGCATTGGATGGATCTGCTGATCCGTTCGGTGTGGAGCAGTTCATGGATGCCGCCAGAAGGGGTGGTAAGAGGACTGCTGAGGatagggatgaagagagaaggaagagggccAGGGATGAATAG